One region of Aeromicrobium sp. Sec7.5 genomic DNA includes:
- a CDS encoding flavin monoamine oxidase family protein has protein sequence MAEQVDVVVVGAGASGLAAAADLTARGRSVAVLEARDRIGGKIWTVPLAGHPVDLGAHWIGPGQDRMYALAGRLGLTVEPQRLKGRAVALTSRGRRTTRSSQIPPVPLRANLEMLRLGIRLERAARRLDRDQPWVGDDLAESDVNTLASRPLRHRDTRGLLSIMTRTVAGAEPAEMSELGVMALRRGSTSLARLVSFKGGAQQDHLVEGMGAVVDGLAEPVRHLVRTGHPVESVDQRGEQVVVTAGGEEVTCRAVVVATAPRQRRDIRWFPELPLDHRHLTGTGLGAYSKFVIAFDRPFWRDRGLSGLVLGLDHTVQMVVDLGADDVGLLAAFVTGQPARDLARLDEPARHAAVAADLVAALGPAAAEEHWRGVVSHQWREDPWSRGAPVTVFGPGAYLAGAPALARPHGRVHWAGTDSANRWSGYVEGALQAGERAAAEVDALLG, from the coding sequence ATGGCAGAGCAGGTGGACGTCGTGGTCGTCGGCGCGGGCGCGAGCGGGCTGGCAGCGGCAGCCGACCTGACGGCGCGCGGCCGGTCCGTCGCGGTGCTCGAGGCGCGCGACCGCATCGGCGGCAAGATCTGGACCGTGCCGCTGGCCGGCCATCCCGTCGACCTCGGTGCCCACTGGATCGGCCCCGGCCAGGACCGGATGTACGCCCTCGCCGGGCGGCTGGGCCTGACGGTCGAGCCCCAACGTCTGAAGGGACGGGCGGTCGCGCTGACGTCACGGGGCCGGCGCACGACCCGCAGCTCGCAGATCCCGCCCGTGCCGCTGCGCGCGAACCTCGAGATGCTCCGCCTCGGTATTCGCCTCGAACGGGCGGCCCGCCGCCTCGACCGGGACCAGCCGTGGGTCGGTGACGACCTGGCCGAGTCCGACGTGAACACCCTCGCCAGCCGGCCGCTGCGCCACCGGGACACGCGCGGGCTGCTGAGCATCATGACCCGCACGGTCGCGGGCGCAGAACCGGCCGAGATGTCCGAGCTCGGGGTCATGGCGCTCCGGCGCGGGTCCACGAGCCTGGCCCGACTCGTGAGCTTCAAGGGCGGGGCCCAGCAGGACCACCTGGTGGAGGGGATGGGCGCCGTCGTCGACGGTCTGGCCGAACCGGTCCGCCACCTCGTCCGCACCGGTCATCCGGTGGAGTCGGTCGACCAGCGGGGCGAGCAGGTCGTCGTCACGGCCGGCGGCGAGGAGGTCACGTGCCGGGCGGTCGTGGTGGCCACGGCTCCTCGGCAGCGCCGCGACATTCGCTGGTTCCCCGAGCTCCCGCTCGACCACCGCCACCTCACGGGGACCGGGCTCGGCGCCTACAGCAAGTTCGTGATCGCCTTCGATCGACCGTTCTGGCGCGACCGTGGGCTCTCCGGCCTCGTGCTCGGCCTCGACCACACCGTGCAGATGGTCGTCGACCTCGGCGCCGACGACGTCGGGCTGCTGGCGGCCTTCGTGACCGGTCAGCCGGCGCGCGACCTCGCCCGGCTCGACGAGCCGGCCCGCCACGCCGCCGTGGCCGCCGACCTCGTCGCGGCACTCGGCCCGGCCGCAGCCGAGGAGCACTGGCGCGGCGTCGTGAGCCACCAGTGGCGCGAGGACCCGTGGAGCCGGGGCGCCCCCGTCACGGTGTTCGGGCCGGGCGCCTACCTCGCGGGTGCGCCGGCACTCGCACGCCCCCATGGCCGGGTGCACTGGGCCGGCACCGACTCGGCCAACCGGTGGTCGGGCTACGTCGAAGGCGCGCTGCAGGCCGGCGAGCGGGCCGCCGCCGAGGTCGACGCCCTGCTGGGCTGA
- a CDS encoding GAF and ANTAR domain-containing protein produces the protein MDRAAHEAAQRVTDAIRDVRTDQGLEATIDDIVRRTLEVLPGCDAVSLAVVANHTRAIDAYSASRPELESLDRLQFRLGEGPAIDATAQMQVVESSDLARESRWDRWRSAAVADEGFQAVRALPIHVAGRPYGTLLSYGTAHPLPGGDQIVTHLWAAHVASAVAAAHARAGLEVAVDSRTTIGVAIGMLMVQYGIDRDRAFDVLKRTSQSANRKLTAVVEAYIETRRLPGIEREPLPRL, from the coding sequence ATGGATCGTGCTGCCCACGAAGCAGCGCAGCGCGTCACCGACGCCATCCGCGACGTTCGCACCGACCAGGGCCTCGAGGCCACGATCGACGACATCGTCCGCCGCACGCTCGAGGTGCTGCCGGGCTGTGACGCCGTGAGCCTCGCCGTGGTGGCGAACCACACCCGCGCGATCGACGCGTACTCCGCCAGCCGGCCGGAGCTCGAGTCGCTCGACCGCCTGCAGTTCCGGCTCGGCGAGGGCCCCGCGATCGACGCCACGGCGCAGATGCAGGTCGTGGAGTCCTCCGACCTTGCCCGCGAGTCCCGGTGGGACCGGTGGCGCTCCGCCGCGGTGGCCGACGAGGGGTTCCAGGCGGTGCGCGCCCTGCCGATCCACGTCGCGGGGCGCCCGTACGGCACCCTCCTCTCGTACGGCACCGCCCACCCTCTTCCGGGCGGCGACCAGATCGTCACGCACCTCTGGGCCGCGCACGTCGCGTCGGCGGTCGCCGCGGCGCACGCCCGGGCGGGGCTCGAGGTCGCCGTCGACTCCCGCACCACGATCGGCGTCGCGATCGGGATGCTGATGGTCCAGTACGGCATCGACCGCGATCGCGCGTTCGACGTCCTGAAGCGCACCTCGCAGTCCGCCAACCGCAAGCTGACGGCCGTCGTCGAGGCGTACATCGAGACCCGCCGCCTCCCCGGCATCGAGCGCGAGCCGCTCCCGCGACTGTGA
- the trhA gene encoding PAQR family membrane homeostasis protein TrhA: MGEIAAGGAEPDEAAPVDRRTRGMADKIAELKPRLRGWVHAGFLPFLLAAAVVLVVLSPTAATRWGSSIYVVSAILLFTVSATYHRGTWEIRLWAFWRRFDHANIYVLIAGTYTPFAILYLDGGARWWLLGTVWVTAVVSSVLRVLWIEAPRWVFTVLYIALGWLALPFIPAFIDGADQFPTWVNVAALALVASGGVIYTIGGVVYASKRPNPLPETFGFHEIFHLCTVLAFVAQYVAVSVVTYSLR; encoded by the coding sequence ATGGGCGAGATCGCAGCAGGTGGCGCCGAACCCGACGAGGCGGCACCCGTCGACCGTCGGACCCGCGGCATGGCCGACAAGATCGCCGAGCTGAAGCCGCGTCTGCGCGGCTGGGTGCACGCCGGCTTCCTGCCGTTCCTGCTCGCCGCGGCCGTGGTGCTCGTCGTGTTGTCCCCCACCGCCGCGACCCGGTGGGGATCCTCGATCTACGTCGTGAGCGCGATCCTGCTGTTCACGGTCTCGGCCACGTACCACCGCGGCACGTGGGAGATCCGTCTGTGGGCGTTCTGGCGGCGGTTCGACCACGCCAACATCTACGTCCTGATCGCCGGCACCTATACGCCGTTCGCGATCCTGTACCTCGACGGGGGTGCGCGCTGGTGGCTGCTGGGCACGGTGTGGGTGACCGCGGTGGTCAGCTCGGTGCTGCGCGTGCTGTGGATCGAGGCGCCACGGTGGGTGTTCACGGTCCTGTACATCGCGCTCGGCTGGCTCGCCCTGCCGTTCATCCCGGCGTTCATCGACGGCGCCGACCAGTTCCCCACGTGGGTCAACGTCGCGGCCCTGGCCCTGGTGGCCTCCGGCGGCGTGATCTACACGATCGGCGGCGTGGTCTACGCGTCGAAGCGCCCGAACCCGCTGCCCGAGACGTTCGGGTTCCACGAGATCTTCCACCTCTGCACGGTCCTGGCCTTCGTCGCGCAGTACGTGGCCGTGTCGGTCGTGACGTACTCCCTGCGGTAG
- a CDS encoding DUF998 domain-containing protein, translating to MDTDVVRPPRAGRAAAACWIAAGVVYVVSEAVAAAAFPGYSYATNYISDLGIPQVETSGGRAIDSPLHLVMNTGFVLSGVFFVAAALLAVPVLGSAHRRTFLALAVTHGIGIVLVGVVNSGQANVDNGIGALHGIGAAMAIVGGNLTVIVAGLAARRSADLRRLGAAFMALGVVGLLGTIALVLDSGSTAVDVLPDGVWERLAVYTVTAFELLVGTTTLVRLRRRGTTTAPDA from the coding sequence ATGGACACCGACGTCGTGAGACCACCCCGCGCGGGTCGCGCCGCTGCGGCCTGCTGGATCGCGGCGGGCGTGGTCTACGTCGTGTCCGAGGCCGTCGCAGCCGCCGCGTTCCCGGGCTATTCGTACGCCACCAACTACATCAGCGACCTCGGGATCCCCCAGGTCGAGACGTCCGGCGGACGCGCGATCGACTCCCCCCTGCACCTGGTCATGAACACGGGCTTCGTGCTGAGCGGTGTGTTCTTCGTCGCGGCGGCCCTGCTGGCGGTCCCGGTCCTCGGCAGCGCCCACCGCCGGACCTTCCTGGCCCTCGCCGTGACCCACGGGATCGGCATCGTCCTCGTGGGCGTCGTCAACAGCGGCCAGGCCAACGTCGACAACGGCATCGGGGCGCTGCACGGCATCGGCGCCGCGATGGCGATCGTCGGGGGCAATCTCACCGTGATCGTGGCGGGGCTCGCGGCCCGCCGCTCCGCCGACCTGCGGCGGCTGGGGGCCGCCTTCATGGCCCTGGGCGTCGTCGGTCTCCTCGGCACGATCGCCCTGGTGCTCGACAGCGGATCGACCGCCGTCGACGTTCTCCCCGACGGCGTCTGGGAGCGGCTGGCCGTCTACACCGTCACGGCCTTCGAGCTCCTGGTCGGCACGACGACGCTCGTCCGGCTGCGTCGGCGCGGCACGACGACGGCCCCAGACGCCTGA
- a CDS encoding PaaX family transcriptional regulator C-terminal domain-containing protein — MTTTPQAVRPLTARSAILSLLLGAHPPEAPGSSIVGWGRALGVTEPAVRVALTRMAAAGDLDRTDSVYRLSPRLLRRQERQDAAIEQRTLPWSGEWRAAAITVVGASAGARADLRQRLGAARFGELREGFWMRPDNLDGAPDPAVAASVEVMAVRPERPAAELVPMLFDLEGWAGSAHELTASLAAAEHLADRIAIAAAVVRHLVADPLLPEELLPSDWPGPGLRSTYATFREELVSR, encoded by the coding sequence GTGACGACGACACCGCAGGCGGTGCGGCCGCTGACCGCCCGTTCGGCGATCCTGAGCCTCCTGCTCGGCGCCCACCCGCCGGAGGCGCCCGGCAGCAGCATCGTCGGCTGGGGCCGCGCGCTCGGCGTGACCGAGCCGGCCGTCCGCGTCGCCCTGACCCGCATGGCCGCGGCGGGCGACCTCGACCGCACCGACTCCGTCTACCGCCTGAGCCCGCGGCTGCTGCGACGGCAGGAGCGCCAGGACGCGGCGATCGAGCAGCGCACGCTGCCGTGGAGCGGTGAGTGGCGCGCCGCCGCGATCACCGTCGTCGGGGCGAGCGCCGGCGCCCGTGCCGACCTGCGTCAGCGCCTGGGTGCCGCGCGGTTCGGCGAGCTGCGTGAGGGCTTCTGGATGCGACCGGACAATCTCGACGGTGCACCCGACCCCGCGGTGGCCGCGAGCGTGGAGGTCATGGCCGTGCGCCCCGAGCGCCCCGCAGCCGAGCTCGTACCGATGCTGTTCGACCTCGAGGGCTGGGCCGGGAGTGCGCACGAGCTCACGGCCTCGCTGGCCGCGGCCGAGCACCTGGCCGACCGCATCGCGATCGCGGCGGCCGTCGTGCGCCACCTGGTCGCCGACCCGCTGCTCCCGGAGGAGCTGCTGCCGTCGGACTGGCCCGGGCCCGGGCTGCGGAGCACGTACGCGACCTTCCGCGAGGAGCTCGTCAGCCGCTGA
- a CDS encoding ATP-binding protein, with protein MSSAGGSGRGPDDPWTVLRLPFDTAAPRAARRHLLDELTRSGLRDAVIVDAQVVLAELVNNGVEHGEPGPGGTIEISWRILDDHLRLSVCDGGSASELRPMEFTDHSLRGRGLAIIDQLADRWTFDATQGTRITVELDYSNEDTVTSD; from the coding sequence ATGAGTTCAGCGGGCGGGTCGGGTCGCGGCCCGGACGACCCCTGGACCGTGCTGCGCCTGCCCTTCGACACGGCGGCTCCGCGGGCGGCGCGCCGTCACCTGCTGGACGAGCTCACGCGGTCTGGTCTGCGCGACGCCGTGATCGTCGACGCGCAGGTCGTCCTGGCCGAGCTCGTCAACAACGGCGTCGAGCACGGTGAGCCGGGCCCCGGCGGCACGATCGAGATCTCCTGGCGCATCCTCGACGACCACCTGCGCCTGAGCGTCTGCGACGGCGGCAGTGCGAGCGAGCTGCGCCCGATGGAGTTCACCGACCACAGCCTCCGCGGCCGGGGCCTGGCGATCATCGACCAGCTGGCCGACCGCTGGACGTTCGATGCCACTCAAGGCACGCGCATCACGGTCGAGCTCGACTACAGCAACGAGGACACGGTCACCTCGGACTGA